One Mercurialis annua linkage group LG3, ddMerAnnu1.2, whole genome shotgun sequence DNA window includes the following coding sequences:
- the LOC126674434 gene encoding uncharacterized protein LOC126674434, whose protein sequence is MGGNSRQSNKKSSSSFFSFFKRKPRRVEDYSCDDITSGRRVFPSDEDNRGPWRVADPCIDTKTSAFIAHFHSTRFSEPDRQIYQPAAA, encoded by the coding sequence ATGGGAGGAAACAGTAGACAAAGCAACAAGAaatcttcatcttcattcttCAGTTTCTTCAAGAGAAAACCAAGAAGAGTCGAAGATTATAGCTGCGATGATATAACGAGTGGCCGACGAGTTTTCCCGAGTGATGAAGATAATAGAGGTCCATGGAGAGTTGCAGACCCTTGTATTGATACTAAAACTTCTGCTTTCATTGCTCATTTTCATTCTACACGCTTCTCCGAACCCGACCGCCAAATTTATCAGCCTGCTGCTGCATAA
- the LOC126673342 gene encoding uncharacterized protein LOC126673342 isoform X2, translated as MDNRWYGAKPETVSFDKSQQDIEQDSLIEDLVEDFRLPINHRPTENVDLDNVEQASLDTKLTASNIGFRLLQKMGWKGKGLGKDEQGITDPIKSGIRDPKLGIGKQEEDDFFTAEENIQRRKLEIEMEETEEHAKKREVLAEREQKIQTEVKEIHKVFYCDLCNKQYKLAVEFEVHLSSYDHNHRKRFKEMREMHGTSGRDDRLKREQQRQEKEMAKFAQMADARKQQQQQQHVEEAGSPQVSNSVRTATPLADQDQRKALKFGFSSKGGTSKSSSSTAKKPKVVVASVFGNDSDEE; from the exons ATGGATAACAGATGGTATGGCGCTAAACCGGAAACAGTCTCCTTTGATAAAAGTCAACAAGATATAGAGCAG GATTCTCTTATTGAGGATCTGGTTGAAGATTTCCGCTTGCCTATTAATCATAGACCTACAGAAAATGTTGATCTGGATAATGTTGAACAAGCGTCTTTGGATACAAAGTTGACAGCCTCCAATATTGGGTTTAGGCTTCTTCAGAAAATGGGATGGAAAGGGAAAGGTCTGGGAAAGGATGAGCAGG GAATAACTGATCCGATAAAATCCGGGATTAGAGATCCTAAGCTTGGCATTGGAAAACaagaagaagatgatttttTCACTGCCGAGGAAAATATCCAGCGGAGAAAACTTGAAATTGAGATGGAGGAAACAGAGGAACATGCAAAGAAAAGAGAG GTGTTAGCAGAACGTGAGCAGAAAATTCAAACTGAGGTGAAAGAAATACACAAGGTTTTTTATTGTGATCTCTGCAACAAGCAATACAAGTTGGCTGTGGAATTTGAAGTTCATCTGAGCTCATATGATCACAATCATCGCAAG CGTTTTAAGGAAATGAGAGAGATGCATGGTACTAGCGGCCGCGACGATCGGCTAAAACGAGAACAGCAACGGCAAGAAAAGGAGATGGCTAAGTTTGCTCAGAT GGCAGATGCTCGtaagcagcagcagcagcagcagcatgTAGAAGAAGCTGGATCTCCTCAGGTTTCCAATTCAGTTAGAACTGCAACTCCATTGGCTGATCAGGACCAACGGAAGGCATtaaaatttggattttcttcTAAAGGTGGAACTTCTAAG TCATCTAGCAGTACGGCGAAAAAGCCGAAAGTTGTTGTGGCCTCAGTTTTCGGCAATGATAGCGATGAAGAGTAA
- the LOC126673342 gene encoding uncharacterized protein LOC126673342 isoform X1, with the protein MDNRWYGAKPETVSFDKSQQDIEQDSLIEDLVEDFRLPINHRPTENVDLDNVEQASLDTKLTASNIGFRLLQKMGWKGKGLGKDEQGITDPIKSGIRDPKLGIGKQEEDDFFTAEENIQRRKLEIEMEETEEHAKKREVLAEREQKIQTEVKEIHKVFYCDLCNKQYKLAVEFEVHLSSYDHNHRKRFKEMREMHGTSGRDDRLKREQQRQEKEMAKFAQMADARKQQQQQQHVEEAGSPQVSNSVRTATPLADQDQRKALKFGFSSKGGTSKKSSSSTAKKPKVVVASVFGNDSDEE; encoded by the exons ATGGATAACAGATGGTATGGCGCTAAACCGGAAACAGTCTCCTTTGATAAAAGTCAACAAGATATAGAGCAG GATTCTCTTATTGAGGATCTGGTTGAAGATTTCCGCTTGCCTATTAATCATAGACCTACAGAAAATGTTGATCTGGATAATGTTGAACAAGCGTCTTTGGATACAAAGTTGACAGCCTCCAATATTGGGTTTAGGCTTCTTCAGAAAATGGGATGGAAAGGGAAAGGTCTGGGAAAGGATGAGCAGG GAATAACTGATCCGATAAAATCCGGGATTAGAGATCCTAAGCTTGGCATTGGAAAACaagaagaagatgatttttTCACTGCCGAGGAAAATATCCAGCGGAGAAAACTTGAAATTGAGATGGAGGAAACAGAGGAACATGCAAAGAAAAGAGAG GTGTTAGCAGAACGTGAGCAGAAAATTCAAACTGAGGTGAAAGAAATACACAAGGTTTTTTATTGTGATCTCTGCAACAAGCAATACAAGTTGGCTGTGGAATTTGAAGTTCATCTGAGCTCATATGATCACAATCATCGCAAG CGTTTTAAGGAAATGAGAGAGATGCATGGTACTAGCGGCCGCGACGATCGGCTAAAACGAGAACAGCAACGGCAAGAAAAGGAGATGGCTAAGTTTGCTCAGAT GGCAGATGCTCGtaagcagcagcagcagcagcagcatgTAGAAGAAGCTGGATCTCCTCAGGTTTCCAATTCAGTTAGAACTGCAACTCCATTGGCTGATCAGGACCAACGGAAGGCATtaaaatttggattttcttcTAAAGGTGGAACTTCTAAG AAGTCATCTAGCAGTACGGCGAAAAAGCCGAAAGTTGTTGTGGCCTCAGTTTTCGGCAATGATAGCGATGAAGAGTAA
- the LOC126673344 gene encoding phytepsin-like, translating into MRSQILWLAFSLWALTGSLLASGSNGLMRISLKKRPLDLDSINAARIARQERISRIGSNSLAYSPEPDMVPLKNYLNAQYFGEIGIGSPPQNFTVIFDTGSSNLWIPSAKCYFSLACYFHSRYKSSRSTSYIKNGTTCEIHYGTGSIVGFFSQDSVAVGNILVKDQDFIEATREGSLTFVLAKFDGIFGLGFQEISVENSVPVWYNMLQQGLVGDPVFSFWLNTDPKATEGGELVFGGVDSRHYKGRHTFVPVTQKGYWQFDMGDFLIGNRSTGVCENGCAAIVDSGTSLLAGPTAIVTEINHAIGAEGIVSAECKQVVSQYGNLIWDLLTSGVQPDKVCSELGLCILKRDRYATMELNQLLRRKKIKGSSVGDDVLCSACEMLVIWVQNQLKHKEAKDAALEYVNKLCDSLPSPMGESVIDCGRVNGMPNIFFTIGNAHFQLTPDQYILKTGEGVASVCISGFAALDVAPPRGPLWILGDAFMRVYHTVFDFGNLKLGFAQAA; encoded by the exons ATGAGGAGCCAAATTCTTTGGCTTGCCTTCAGTTTATGGGCTTTAACAGGCTCACTTCTTGCATCTGGCTCTAATGGCTTAATGAGAATAAGTTTGAAGAAGCGACCTCTGGATCTTGATAGCATTAATGCTGCCAGAATTGCAAGGCAAGAGAGAATTTCTAGAATTGGTTCAAATAGTCTGGCTTATAGTCCAGAACCAGACATGGTTCCTCTTAAAAACTACTTAAATGCTCAATATTTTGGAGAAATTGGAATCGGATCTCCACCGCAGAATTTCACTGTCATATTTGATACTGGAAGTTCCAATCTCTGGATTCCATCTGCCAAATGCTACTTTTCT CTTGCCTGCTATTTTCATTCTAGGTACAAGTCAAGTCGGTCCACTTCATATATCAAGAATG GAACTACTTGTGAAATACATTATGGAACTGGATCAATTGTTGGCTTCTTTAGTCAAGATAGTGTTGCAGTTGGAAATATCTTAGTAAAAGATCAA GATTTTATCGAAGCGACACGAGAGGGAAGCCTAACATTTGTCTTAGCTAAATTTGATGGAATATTTGGACTTGGATTTCAAGAAATCTCAGTTGAAAATTCTGTTCCAGTGTGGTACAATATGTTGCAGCAAGGTCTTGTAGGTGATCCCGTCTTTTCGTTCTGGCTCAACACAGATCCAAAGGCCACAGAAGGCGGAGAGCTCGTATTTGGCGGTGTTGATAGCAGACACTATAAGGGGAGACATACCTTTGTTCCTGTTACACAGAAAGGTTACTGGCAG ttCGATATGGGAGATTTTCTGATTGGAAACCGTTCAACAG GTGTTTGTGAAAATGGCTGTGCTGCAATTGTTGATTCAGGAACATCCTTACTTGCTGGTCCAACA GCTATCGTGACTGAAATCAACCATGCCATTGGAGCCGAAGGGATTGTTAGTGCAGAGTGTAAGCAAGTAGTTTCGCAGTACGGAAATTTAATCTGGGATCTATTAACATCAGGG GTGCAGCCTGATAAAGTATGTTCAGAGCTTGGTCTATGCATATTGAAAAGGGATAGGTATGCAA CAATGGAATTGAATCAGTTGTTGAGaaggaaaaaaatcaaaggATCATCTGTCGGGGACGATGTCCTTTGCAGTGCCTGTGAGATGCTTGTCATTTGGGTTCAGAATCAACTTAAACATAAGGAAGCAAAGGATGCAGCActcgaatacgtaaataag TTATGTGACAGCCTGCCGAGCCCAATGGGAGAGTCAGTGATCGATTGCGGTCGCGTTAATGGCATGCCGAACATTTTCTTTACCATTGGAAATGCACATTTCCAGCTCACTCCAGACCAG TACATTTTGAAAACCGGAGAAGGTGTTGCTTCCGTCTGTATCAGCGGATTCGCGGCTCTAGATGTTGCTCCTCCGAGAGGTCCACTTTG GATTCTTGGAGATGCTTTCATGAGAGTGTACCACACAGTGTTCGACTTCGGTAACCTCAAACTGGGTTTTGCCCAGGCCGCTTAG
- the LOC126674110 gene encoding uncharacterized protein LOC126674110, translating to MALRRFLGFSDGDLMRSDCKPCSRLMRQTAGVFSVGGALGFWILCRLHYGPRITVPRSLRWATCGAISVSSTTALLVRLFSPECEPQNIIAYDKVK from the exons aTGGCATTGAGGCGCTTCTTAGGGTTTTCTGATGGTGACCTAATGAGGTCAGACTGTAAACCTTGCTCGAGATTAATGAGGCAAACAGCAGGGGTTTTCTCTGTTGGAGGAGCATTGGGTTTCTGGATTCTTTGCAGATTGCATTATG GTCCTAGGATTACAGTTCCTAGGAGTCTTCGATGGGCTACTTGCGGAGCTATTTCTGTAAGTTCAACCACGGCTCTCCTGGTCCGCCTCTTTAGTCCTGAATGCGAACCACAGAACATAATTGCTTATGACAAAGTGAAATAG
- the LOC126673965 gene encoding probable L-cysteine desulfhydrase, chloroplastic produces the protein MAKPNHKIHALNGDSAATVTKKPKLSPSKIITDAEIQSEFSHHDTSVARINNGSFGSCPKSIISAQHQWQLQFLKQPDNFYFNILKPGILKSRSIIKTLINADHVNEVSLVDNATTAAAIVLQKIARSFAEGRYDKGDAVVMLHYAYGAVKKSVEAYVIRAGGQVIEVQLPFPVKSKEEIVTEFRKALEIGKTNGKKVRLAVIDHVTSMPSVVIPVKELVKICREENVDQVFVDAAHGIGCVDVDMKEIGADFYTSNLHKWFFCPPSVAFLYCKKSDHNENDLHHPVVSHEYGNGLAIESAWIGTRDYSAQLVVPSVLEFLDRFPGGIEGIKKRNHENVVEMGKMLAEAWGTHLGCPPEMCGSLVMIGLPDCLGISSESDTLKLRTHLRENFGVEVPFYFRAPKDEVDCATGYARISYQVYNKVADYYKFRDAINKLVTDGFTCASLPN, from the coding sequence ATGGCCAAACCAAACCACAAAATCCACGCCCTCAACGGCGATTCCGCCGCCACCGTAACAAAAAAACCAAAGCTCTCACCGTCGAAAATCATCACCGACGCCGAAATCCAATCCGAATTCTCCCACCACGACACCTCCGTCGCCAGAATTAACAACGGCAGCTTCGGCAGCTGTCCGAAATCTATAATCTCCGCTCAACATCAATGGCAACTCCAATTCCTTAAACAACCTGATAATTTCTACTTTAACATACTCAAACCGGGAATCCTCAAGTCCCGCTCGAtcatcaaaaccctaattaacGCCGATCATGTCAATGAAGTCTCCCTTGTCGACAAcgccaccaccgccgccgctaTTGTTTTACAAAAAATTGCTCGGTCATTTGCTGAAGGTAGATATGATAAGGGAGATGCTGTGGTTATGCTTCATTATGCTTACGGAGCGGTTAAAAAATCGGTTGAAGCGTATGTCATACGCGCCGGCGGTCAGGTGATTGAAGTTCAGTTGCCGTTTCCGGTGAAGTCGAAGGAGGAGATTGTTACGGAGTTTCGGAAGGCGTTGGAGATAGGTAAAACGAATGGTAAAAAAGTTAGATTAGCTGTCATTGACCATGTTACTTCAATGCCTAGTGTGGTAATTCCTGTTAAAGAATTGGTCAAGATTTGTAGAGAGGAGAATGTTGACCAAGTTTTTGTTGATGCTGCTCATGGAATTGGATGTGTTGATGTTGATATGAAAGAAATTGGGGCTGATTTTTATACTAGTAATTTGCATAAGTGGTTTTTTTGTCCACCTTCTGTTGCTTTTTTGTATTGTAAAAAGTCTGATCATAATGAAAATGATTTGCATCATCCTGTTGTGTCTCATGAGTATGGTAATGGGTTAGCTATAGAAAGTGCTTGGATTGGAACTAGGGATTATAGTGCTCAATTAGTAGTTCCTTCGGTTTTGGAGTTTCTCGATAGATTTCCCGGTGGAATTGAGGGTATTAAGAAGAGGAATCATGAGAATGTTGTTGAGATGGGGAAGATGTTGGCTGAAGCTTGGGGGACTCATCTTGGCTGTCCGCCGGAGATGTGTGGGAGTTTGGTTATGATTGGATTGCCTGATTGTTTGGGGATTTCTAGTGAGTCCGATACTTTGAAGTTACGAACCCATTTGAGGGAAAATTTTGGTGTTGAAGTTCCTTTCTATTTTAGAGCTCCTAAAGATGAGGTTGATTGTGCTACTGGGTATGCGCGGATTTCTTATCAAGTGTATAACAAGGTTGcggattattacaagtttcGGGATGCTATCAACAAACTTGTTACTGATGGCTTCACGTGTGCCAGTCTCCCAAATTGA
- the LOC126673784 gene encoding uncharacterized protein LOC126673784 isoform X1 codes for MEGTKLIAICQLGGEFGTDKDGSLSYRGGDAHAIDIDDQMTFNDFQTEVAEMFNCSINVMSLKYFLPGNRKTLITISNDKDLKRMIKFHGDSVTTDIYVIMEDIMLPDASNLPASRSSRTTLSEAVPPVDAPLAIVDDSMQSAIQLAGPLDVVVDTNHVDINIDDVQIDEPLDISPIFPLVGSSDEGHAKGAQQWQNTITGVGQRFSSVHEFRESLRKYAIAHQFAFRYKKNDSHRVTVKCKAEGCPWRIHASRLSTTQLICIKKMNPAHTCEGSVLTTGHQATRSWVASIIKEKLKIFPNYKPKDIVNDIKQEYGIQLNYFQAWRGKEIAKEQLQGSYKEAYNQLPLFCEKIRESNPGSHATFTTKEDSSFQRLFVAFHASLYGFLQGCRPLLFLDSVPLKSKYQGMLLAATAADGNDGVFPVAFAVVDAESDDNWYWFLLQLRTALSTSCPITFVSDRQKGLKQSIADIFKDAYHGYCLRYLTEQLIRDLKGQFSHEVKRLMVEDFYSAAYAPRPEIFQRCIESIKSISADAYNWIIQNEPQNWANAFFKGARYNHLTSNFGEMFYSWASEAHELPITQMVDAIRGKIMELIYTQRAESDLWMTRLTPSMEEKLEKEILKSGSLQVLLSAGSTFEVRGESVEILDIDAWDCSCTGWQLTGLPCFHAIAVISCIQRNTYEFCSRYFTIESYRLTYSESVHPIPNVDWPPVEKDSSQVTVTVSPPPTRRPPGRPTTKRTGPQDVVKRQLQCSRCKGLGHNKSTCKEC; via the exons ATGGAGGGGACTAAATTAATAGCTATTTGCCAATTGGGAGGCGAATTTGGGACGGATAAGGATGGTTCATTATCCTATAGAGGCGGTGATGCACATGCTATAGACATCGATGATCAAATGACGTTTAATGACTTCCAGACGGAAGTTGCTGAAATGTTTAATTGTAGCATTAATGTTATGTCTCTTAAGTACTTTCTCCCGGGTAATAGAAAGACGCTCATTACCATATCGAATGACAAAGACTTAAAGCGGATGATAAAGTTTCATGGGGATTCTGTCACCACCGACATTTATGTAATAATGGAAGATATTATGTTGCCTGATGCGTCGAACTTGCCTGCCAGTAG ATCGAGCAGAACAACGTTGTCGGAAGCAGTGCCTCCTGTTGATGCGCCTTTGGCTATTGTGGACGATTCCATGCAGTCTGCAATCCAGCTTGCTGGACCTCTCGATGTTGTAGTTGATACTAATCATGTTGACATCAATATTGATGATGTACAGATTGATGAACCACTTGACATTTCGCCAATTTTTCCTCTTGTGGGTTCCAGTGACGAGGGGCATGCAAAAGGTGCACAGCAATGGCAGAATACAATTACTGGGGTTGGTCAGAGGTTCAGCAGTGTTCATGAATTTCGCGAATCATTGCGTAAATATGCCATTGCACATCAGTTTGCTTTTCGGTATAAGAAAAATGATAGCCACCGCGTGACTGTAAAATGTAAAGCAGAAGGTTGTCCTTGGAGAATTCATGCATCGAGGTTATCAACTACTCAACTAATCTGTATTAAGAAGATGAATCCAGCACATACATGTGAAGGGTCGGTATTGACTACGGGGCATCAGGCAACTCGAAGCTGGGTGGCCAGCATCATTaaggaaaaattgaaaattttcccaAATTACAAGCCTAAGGATATCGTCAATGACATCAAACAAGAGTATGGAATTCAACTAAATTATTTTCAGGCATGGCGTGGGAAAGAAATTGCAAAGGAGCAGCTTCAAGGTTCATACAAAGAAGCATATAATCAGCTACCCTTGTTCTGTGAAAAGATAAGGGAGTCGAATCCCGGCAGTCATGCTACTTTCACCACTAAGGAAGACTCCAGTTTTCAACGTCTATTTGTCGCATTCCATGCTTCATTATATGGTTTCCTTCAAGGTTGCAGGCCGCTCCTGTTTCTTGACAGCGTACCTTTGAAGTCAAAATATCAAGGCATGTTATTAGCTGCGACAGCTGCAGATGGGAACGATGGTGTATTTCCGGTAGCTTTCGCTGTAGTGGACGCAGAGAGTGACGATAATTGGTATTGGTTTTTACTACAATTAAGAACTGCTCTGTCAACATCTTGCCCGATAACATTTGTGTCGGACAGACAAAAAGGTTTAAAGCAGTCGATTGCTGATATATTTAAGGATGCATACCACGGGTATTGTCTCCGCTACTTGACTGAGCAACTTATTCGAGACTTGAAAGGGCAGTTTTCTCATGAAGTGAAGCGGCTCATGGTTGAGGATTTTTATTCAGCCGCTTATGCACCCAGGCCTGAAATCTTTCAAAGGTGCATCGAAAGCATCAAAAGCATATCCGCAGATGCTTACAACTGGATCATACAAAACGAGCCGCAAAATTGGGCCAATGCATTTTTCAAGGGTGCAAGATATAACCATTTAACGTCCAATTTCGGCGAGATGTTCTATAGTTGGGCGTCAGAAGCTCATGAGCTACCAATAACACAGATGGTTGATGCCATTCGGGGTAAGATTATGGAGTTAATTTATACTCAGCGTGCAGAATCCGACCTATGGATGACAAGGTTAactccttccatggaagaaaAACTcgaaaaggagattttaaaatcTGGTTCCCTTCAAGTGCTATTGTCAGCCGGCAGCACATTTGAAGTTCGAGGCGAATCAGTTGAGATACTGGATATCGATGCTTGGGACTGTAGTTGTACAGGGTGGCAGCTTACTGGTTTGCCTTGCTTCCATGCCATAGCTGTCATCAGTTGTATCCAGAGGAACACATACGAATTTTGTTCAAGATATTTCACAATTGAGAGTTACAGATTAACTTATTCTGAGTCGGTTCATCCGATACCAAATGTTGACTGGCCGCCTGTCGAGAAGGATTCTTCTCAGGTTACAGTGACTGTAAGTCCCCCTCCAACTCGTCGTCCACCAGGGCGGCCAACAACAAAGAGAACAGGACCACAGGATGTAGTTAAACGTCAGCTCCAGTGCAGTAGATGCAAAGGACTGGGCCACAACAAATCGACTTGCAAAGAGTGTTAg
- the LOC126673784 gene encoding uncharacterized protein LOC126673784 isoform X2 has translation MQSAIQLAGPLDVVVDTNHVDINIDDVQIDEPLDISPIFPLVGSSDEGHAKGAQQWQNTITGVGQRFSSVHEFRESLRKYAIAHQFAFRYKKNDSHRVTVKCKAEGCPWRIHASRLSTTQLICIKKMNPAHTCEGSVLTTGHQATRSWVASIIKEKLKIFPNYKPKDIVNDIKQEYGIQLNYFQAWRGKEIAKEQLQGSYKEAYNQLPLFCEKIRESNPGSHATFTTKEDSSFQRLFVAFHASLYGFLQGCRPLLFLDSVPLKSKYQGMLLAATAADGNDGVFPVAFAVVDAESDDNWYWFLLQLRTALSTSCPITFVSDRQKGLKQSIADIFKDAYHGYCLRYLTEQLIRDLKGQFSHEVKRLMVEDFYSAAYAPRPEIFQRCIESIKSISADAYNWIIQNEPQNWANAFFKGARYNHLTSNFGEMFYSWASEAHELPITQMVDAIRGKIMELIYTQRAESDLWMTRLTPSMEEKLEKEILKSGSLQVLLSAGSTFEVRGESVEILDIDAWDCSCTGWQLTGLPCFHAIAVISCIQRNTYEFCSRYFTIESYRLTYSESVHPIPNVDWPPVEKDSSQVTVTVSPPPTRRPPGRPTTKRTGPQDVVKRQLQCSRCKGLGHNKSTCKEC, from the coding sequence ATGCAGTCTGCAATCCAGCTTGCTGGACCTCTCGATGTTGTAGTTGATACTAATCATGTTGACATCAATATTGATGATGTACAGATTGATGAACCACTTGACATTTCGCCAATTTTTCCTCTTGTGGGTTCCAGTGACGAGGGGCATGCAAAAGGTGCACAGCAATGGCAGAATACAATTACTGGGGTTGGTCAGAGGTTCAGCAGTGTTCATGAATTTCGCGAATCATTGCGTAAATATGCCATTGCACATCAGTTTGCTTTTCGGTATAAGAAAAATGATAGCCACCGCGTGACTGTAAAATGTAAAGCAGAAGGTTGTCCTTGGAGAATTCATGCATCGAGGTTATCAACTACTCAACTAATCTGTATTAAGAAGATGAATCCAGCACATACATGTGAAGGGTCGGTATTGACTACGGGGCATCAGGCAACTCGAAGCTGGGTGGCCAGCATCATTaaggaaaaattgaaaattttcccaAATTACAAGCCTAAGGATATCGTCAATGACATCAAACAAGAGTATGGAATTCAACTAAATTATTTTCAGGCATGGCGTGGGAAAGAAATTGCAAAGGAGCAGCTTCAAGGTTCATACAAAGAAGCATATAATCAGCTACCCTTGTTCTGTGAAAAGATAAGGGAGTCGAATCCCGGCAGTCATGCTACTTTCACCACTAAGGAAGACTCCAGTTTTCAACGTCTATTTGTCGCATTCCATGCTTCATTATATGGTTTCCTTCAAGGTTGCAGGCCGCTCCTGTTTCTTGACAGCGTACCTTTGAAGTCAAAATATCAAGGCATGTTATTAGCTGCGACAGCTGCAGATGGGAACGATGGTGTATTTCCGGTAGCTTTCGCTGTAGTGGACGCAGAGAGTGACGATAATTGGTATTGGTTTTTACTACAATTAAGAACTGCTCTGTCAACATCTTGCCCGATAACATTTGTGTCGGACAGACAAAAAGGTTTAAAGCAGTCGATTGCTGATATATTTAAGGATGCATACCACGGGTATTGTCTCCGCTACTTGACTGAGCAACTTATTCGAGACTTGAAAGGGCAGTTTTCTCATGAAGTGAAGCGGCTCATGGTTGAGGATTTTTATTCAGCCGCTTATGCACCCAGGCCTGAAATCTTTCAAAGGTGCATCGAAAGCATCAAAAGCATATCCGCAGATGCTTACAACTGGATCATACAAAACGAGCCGCAAAATTGGGCCAATGCATTTTTCAAGGGTGCAAGATATAACCATTTAACGTCCAATTTCGGCGAGATGTTCTATAGTTGGGCGTCAGAAGCTCATGAGCTACCAATAACACAGATGGTTGATGCCATTCGGGGTAAGATTATGGAGTTAATTTATACTCAGCGTGCAGAATCCGACCTATGGATGACAAGGTTAactccttccatggaagaaaAACTcgaaaaggagattttaaaatcTGGTTCCCTTCAAGTGCTATTGTCAGCCGGCAGCACATTTGAAGTTCGAGGCGAATCAGTTGAGATACTGGATATCGATGCTTGGGACTGTAGTTGTACAGGGTGGCAGCTTACTGGTTTGCCTTGCTTCCATGCCATAGCTGTCATCAGTTGTATCCAGAGGAACACATACGAATTTTGTTCAAGATATTTCACAATTGAGAGTTACAGATTAACTTATTCTGAGTCGGTTCATCCGATACCAAATGTTGACTGGCCGCCTGTCGAGAAGGATTCTTCTCAGGTTACAGTGACTGTAAGTCCCCCTCCAACTCGTCGTCCACCAGGGCGGCCAACAACAAAGAGAACAGGACCACAGGATGTAGTTAAACGTCAGCTCCAGTGCAGTAGATGCAAAGGACTGGGCCACAACAAATCGACTTGCAAAGAGTGTTAg
- the LOC126674840 gene encoding uncharacterized protein LOC126674840: MNLPVTTPKPNTINVNPTLITTTTPTTTTGATCGNCNTKETFLLHHVRVRGVHRRLCTSCVLRAHPSSFCPNCFTFYDINPPPPAKRIACSNCTSFTHSHCAAMPPPSHSPFLCPPCVDPNFNFFSFSNSDKKAIDKKMATVLLCAAKIASNSMAKAVNVARLEAERRVKEAAVCKKRAREALEHVMLIAKRKEADGVSGSGNHVLGKRDRDGVDGVVVAPATNGNLDLKKES, from the coding sequence ATGAATCTGCCAGTAACAACACCTAAACCGAACACCATAAACGTAAATCCAACACTGATTACAACCACCACCCCAACCACCACCACCGGCGCAACATGCGGAAACTGCAACACGAAAGAAACGTTTCTCCTCCACCACGTAAGAGTCCGCGGCGTCCACCGACGTCTCTGCACCTCCTGCGTTCTCCGAGCTCACCCGTCCTCCTTCTGCCCTAATTGCTTCACCTTCTACGACATAAATCCGCCGCCGCCTGCCAAACGCATCGCCTGCTCTAACTGCACCTCCTTCACTCACTCACACTGTGCCGCCATGCCGCCGCCGTCGCACTCTCCGTTCCTCTGTCCGCCGTGCGTGGATCCTAATTTCAATTTCTTCAGTTTTAGCAATAGCGACAAAAAAGCAATCGATAAGAAAATGGCGACGGTTCTATTATGCGCGGCGAAGATTGCGTCGAATTCGATGGCGAAGGCGGTGAATGTAGCGAGACTGGAGGCGGAGCGGAGAGTCAAAGAAGCGGCGGTTTGTAAGAAGAGAGCTAGAGAGGCTCTTGAACATGTTATGTTAATTGCTAAACGGAAAGAAGCTGACGGCGTTTCTGGCTCCGGCAATCATGTATTAGGTAAACGGGATAGAGACGGCGTTGACGGCGTCGTTGTTGCTCCGGCTACTAATGGAAATCTTGATCTTAAAAAAGAATCTTGA